The nucleotide window CTGTTTTTTAATCGGTTCCGATTGGGATGCCGGTTAAAATTACAGACATTTTTTTGACTTTCTTCTCAGCTTTGCAAGGAGATCATTCAAGGAGTCTGAAAATAGCTCATACCGATCCAATATTCCTGACTGCAGTTCAATCACGCTCATTTGTAATTTTCGATTATCCCGTTCTTCCTGCTTCATAGAATAAATTCACTGTAAAAAGATCACACCCAGACAAACTGGATATGATCTTTTTGATGTTATACCTATCTATGCTGCAGAGCAATTCAATAAGGATGAAATGGAGGACGAAGTAAGATCGGTGAAGATACGTTCAAGATGTTTTTGAACAGCAGCGCCATCCTTTCGCTCCAGCGCTTTTTCCAACGAATCCTCACGATAAGCAATCCAGGTAAACCAGAATGCCGAAGTCAGCGAATAAAGAATATCCGCAGCATGCCGCTCACTTTCAGACAGCGGACGAAGGGCACAATAAGCTCGTACAAAACTTTCAAAGCAAGCCTCTGCCGACGCGTGATCCTGAGCACTGTACTGTCTGCAGATCAACAGACCTTCTGTTATCATATCCGAGACCAGCACCGCTTCACCGGCAATGTTATAATCAAAAATAATCAGATCTCCATCAGCTGTGCAGACGAGATTTCCTAATGACAGATCCCCCTGACAGCCAAAATGCGGCAGGCTATCCCAAAGTAAATCCAGATTGGCCTCTCTGCGTATTCTTTGACGCCGTATTTTTTGAACGATCTCTTTCCAGGAATCAAGCCGGCCTTCCTGAACCCACATTTCAAAGCAGGGCAAGGCTGTCACTTCATTATGACCCATCACATCAAAGATTGTCGTTTCCGGCAAATGCAGCTGCAGAGCCTCTGCCGCATTGTGCATTTCGGCCATCAGTTGACCTGCCTTTTTGGCCAAATCCACGCTGATTTGGGAAAAGGATGAGCCCACATCTTCCTCCAGTGTAATGCAGCAGCCCTCATCCTCAAGACAAAAGCCTTGTTTTGTTTTAGCCTGACGAACAGTGCGAATGCCACTTTTCCGCAGGGCTTCGCAAAACTGACAGCGCTGTTCCACCTGCATCGCGGTTACGCCTTTTTCCTGTATAACTTTCAAGATGCCTGTTTTTCCTTCAGTCCAGAATAACCGCAGAATTCGCTTCCGACGCCACGACGATAAATGATCCTCATCGACTTTTAAAAGCATTTCTGTTTTCATTGGCAAATCCAGAATGGAAAAGGCTCTCAGCCATACCGCAAGCTTTTCCCCGAGAATTTGATCCAGCTTATTCTCTGACGGCTTCACAAACAGTTCTCCAGTTCCTCTGCGGATGTCGTCCTTCCTCCGCAATTTCATAAAACGGAATGCCCAAAGATTGAGCCAGTATGCGATCCCCGGCTGAATCGCCGATCAATATCGCCTGCGTTAAATCCATTTCCGGATATTTTTCCAAGGCTTGCTCAATCATGCCAGGTTTTGGCTTACAGCAGCCACATCCAGCATCCCGGCGATGCGGACAATAGAAGATATCCAACAGCTGAATACCATTCTCAGCTAAACGATGAATCAAAGAATCGGTGAAATTCTGATATTCTTCAAGGGTGATATACCCTTCCCCGATGACATATTGATTGGTGATCAGGATCAAGGCATAGCCTTGCTTCTGCAGAAACCGCAGACCTTCAACTGCCCCAGGGATCATCTCTGGTACTGTCTTTCCTGACCACTGTGAATCCGGATAATCCCGATTGATCGTCCCATCCCGATCCAAAAACGCTGTTTTCATCCCATTCTTCCTCTTTCGTTTCAATTTTCGCTTTCGCTTTTCCAATCCCCTTGGTTCGTTTTGAGTCCTATTTTAAATCTACATGTGAAGAACTCCTCAACCCATTTCTTTCCAATCAATCACAACACAATGCCAATCTTCTTTTTCATACATCAGGCCATGATAGGCCTCCATGATCTGATCCGGTTTTATCACATGACTGATCAATTTTTCAGCATCAAAAACATCATTTAATATTAATCTTTCGACAGTTTCGAAGTCCCGCAGCACATTCCGCCGCAGACCATCCGTAACCGGGAATGGATTAAGCTCATTGAACGCCCCTTTGACATTCAACATTTTCATGTGAATCGCATTGAGCACCGGCGTTATATCGCATGAATAGGAAGCCCGCGGAGATCCTAACAAAATGACTTGGCCATGTTTCGCTGTACCTAAGATCGCGTTGACAATGGCAGGTGAAATTCCGCTGGCATCCACACTGATATCACTACCGCGGCCTTGGGTTAATTGTTTTACTTTTTCCACCTGTTCCTGTGATGAACAGCTGAATACTTTTTCCAGTCCTAAAGCCCGCGCTTCCTCACACCTTGAAGCAACCGGATCCAAAGCCAAAACACGGAGGCCGGACTGCTTCAGCAGCAATGCGGTTAAGATGCCAATCGTTCCCAAGCCATAAACCGCGGCCGTGTCCGTCAGCTTGCCATCGCAAGCGGTGATGACATTCATAGCAATCAATCCTAAAGGAATTAAACAGGCCTGCTTATCGCTTAACCGATCATCGATCTTCATGATTTTATCTCCCTGCGTAGTTCCCACATGGGAGAAGCGATTGATCGACGCATGCGGACCGGAATAGAAGACGCGGTCCCCGACATTCAGATGGGTTAAACCCTGTCCCTTTGCTAAAATGGTGCCAATCGCAGAATATCCAGGATAGACTGGATAACTGAAGCCTTGCTTGATTGCATAAACCCGTGATAATTCTGTTCCGGCGCTGATTAAGGACATGGATGTTTCGATGATTGCTTCGTTGGCTTTCAATTCCGCGGCATCAAACTGGAATTCCTCACACTGACACTCTGCCTGAGCCTTACCGGTAAGGATGATTGATTTTCTCTGCATTAAAACTCCCTCCATTCTTTCACTTTCTAGAATTATTATACCATAGCCACCTGGGAAACTGGCACAGAATGTCGATGACTGCTTTTTGGTTATGAATTATCCAGAAACCCGATCATTATAGAAAACAAAAAACAAATAAAAATGACTTCTTCCCCTTCTGTCCAAGCTCATTTTCTGATTCACTCGCTGTCATTTTCCGGAAAACAGCATTGTAGGAAAGCAGGCTGTCTTTTTGTTTAACTCCTTCCCTAAACAAGAAAAGCACAGGACTGCCAGCCTCTTTTAAAGAAGCTTAGTAATCCTGCGTCTTTTTATTGGTGCACTTGGTTTTGGCTTCAACTTATATCAGAAGATCCATCTCAAGATGTTTTAAGATCTGATTGTATTTTCAATCTGTTATTTCAGCAAGCCTTGATCAACCAGGAACTGACGAGCAACATCATCCAGTTTCTTTTCTTCAATATCTACCTGATAACTCAGATCCGTCATCGATTCGTTGGTAAAGATATTGTCCAGCAGATGCAAAGTCGCTTCCAGATCCGGTGCGATGTCCTTTACACGCTCAAACAAATCATCCTGGACCACAATAACACCATTGTATTCCGGGAAGAAATGCTGATCATCTTCCAAAATCTGCAGCTGAACCTTTTTATTTCGGCCGTCTGTAGCATAAGCAACTGTGACATCAGCATTGCCGCTTTCCATGGTCGAGTATTTTAAGCTCAGATCCACAGGACGCGTGCTCTTAAAGTTTAATCCGTAGAAAGCGGTAAATGGTTCAAATTTCATGGTCCCTTCATCGCCGAAGAATTCATGTTCAGCACTGAATACCAGCTCCGGCGCAACAGCCGCCAGATCCGTTACCGTTTTTAAGTTGTATTGCGCCTGGATTTCTTTCGGTACAGCGACTGCATACGTATTATCCAAGCCCAGCTTATTGATCATCACCAAGCCATCCTGTTCTTCAAACAGCTGATTAGTATAATCAAATAATGTCATTCCGGCCGGTACTTCGGATGGATCACGGTGCAGCAGTGTCGTCAGAACAGTACCATCATAGCTCATATACACATCATAAACATCCTTCTTCAATTCATTGTAAGCATTGACTGCCGTCATTTCTTCTCCGATGCTCACGGTTAAATCCGTACGGTCTTCAACCAGCATCTTAATCATACGATGAACCAGCTTTTGTTCTGTCACCCGGCCATCTACAATCTTGATCACATTTTCTTTTTTAGAGCTGCAGCCTGGAATCAGCAGCAGGCAGAGTGTCAGAAGCAGTGTTAATCCTTTTTTCATTTTCGTCCCTTCCTTCTATTTTCTATCTTGTTCTTGCATAAAGCCGTTTTTCAATAAATCCCATCAGCGTGTCAAAGAAAACTGCCATGACCATCAAGGATCCGGTTCCAAACAGGATTAATTTCATATTCATATTGGCCATACCACGATAAATTACCGTTCCCAAACCCCCGCCGCCGACGAATGTACCAAAGACTGCGGCACTGATCTGATTGATCACAGCGATGCGGATCCCGGTAAAAATAACTGGAAAGGCAATCGGCAGTTCAACATGAATGAGCTGATACATCTTGCTCATCCCCATCCCTTTGGCC belongs to Holdemania massiliensis and includes:
- a CDS encoding D-glycero-alpha-D-manno-heptose-1,7-bisphosphate 7-phosphatase, with translation MKTAFLDRDGTINRDYPDSQWSGKTVPEMIPGAVEGLRFLQKQGYALILITNQYVIGEGYITLEEYQNFTDSLIHRLAENGIQLLDIFYCPHRRDAGCGCCKPKPGMIEQALEKYPEMDLTQAILIGDSAGDRILAQSLGIPFYEIAEEGRHPQRNWRTVCEAVRE
- a CDS encoding zinc-dependent alcohol dehydrogenase; protein product: MQRKSIILTGKAQAECQCEEFQFDAAELKANEAIIETSMSLISAGTELSRVYAIKQGFSYPVYPGYSAIGTILAKGQGLTHLNVGDRVFYSGPHASINRFSHVGTTQGDKIMKIDDRLSDKQACLIPLGLIAMNVITACDGKLTDTAAVYGLGTIGILTALLLKQSGLRVLALDPVASRCEEARALGLEKVFSCSSQEQVEKVKQLTQGRGSDISVDASGISPAIVNAILGTAKHGQVILLGSPRASYSCDITPVLNAIHMKMLNVKGAFNELNPFPVTDGLRRNVLRDFETVERLILNDVFDAEKLISHVIKPDQIMEAYHGLMYEKEDWHCVVIDWKEMG
- a CDS encoding glycine betaine ABC transporter substrate-binding protein, producing the protein MKKGLTLLLTLCLLLIPGCSSKKENVIKIVDGRVTEQKLVHRMIKMLVEDRTDLTVSIGEEMTAVNAYNELKKDVYDVYMSYDGTVLTTLLHRDPSEVPAGMTLFDYTNQLFEEQDGLVMINKLGLDNTYAVAVPKEIQAQYNLKTVTDLAAVAPELVFSAEHEFFGDEGTMKFEPFTAFYGLNFKSTRPVDLSLKYSTMESGNADVTVAYATDGRNKKVQLQILEDDQHFFPEYNGVIVVQDDLFERVKDIAPDLEATLHLLDNIFTNESMTDLSYQVDIEEKKLDDVARQFLVDQGLLK